In the Acidimicrobiales bacterium genome, ATGATCCTCACCGTGGCCCGACTGCTCGCCGGGGCAATGGGCATCAGCGTGATCACGTCCAGCGGCCAGCAGGAGGCGGCCTCGGTCGTGGGCGAGGACGCCGACGATGGCGTCGCCGTCCTCCGGGTGGGTCATCAGCTGCCCAGCCTGAGCCTGGCCCCGAGCTCGGTGCCGACCACCGGCCAGATCGCCATCGCCGTTGGCGCCACGGACCCGGCGGGCTCACCTCCCGCAGTCACCATCGGCACCATCCGAGGAGTCAACCGGCAGGTGCGGGTGAACGACGGACCGCCGCTGCTGGACGCCATCGATACCGACGCCCCGGCAGGACCGACGCCAGGCGGCGCGCTGCTCGATCAGTCCGGGAGGGTCGTTGGCATCACCACCGAGGCCACTGACGACGGTGGCGGCGCGCACTGGCTGGCGGCATCGGCCACAGTCGTCGACGACGCCGCGGACCAGCTGGTCACGACGGGCAAGGTCGTGCACGCGTGGCTCGGCGTCTCCGCCGATGACCACGAGCCATCGACATCGACCGGTGGGAGCACGCCTCCGGGCGTCCAGGTCCTGGCTGTGCAGAGCAACAGCCCGGCTGCCTCGGCCGGGTTGGAGCCGCAGGACATCATCGACTCGGTGGACGGTCAGCCGGTGCCGTCGATACTCGACCTGCAGGGTGCGCTGCGGCTCCATCGACCGGGGGCGTCGGTCACGCTCGACGTGGTGCGCAACGGCGGGCACTGGCCGATGCACGCGACGCTCGGCTCAGCGGCGGCGTAGACCGGCTCCGCCCGCATCCCGCATAGCATTCGGCTGGTGAGCACACCCTCGCCCTTCGGCGGCGGCAACTTCTTCGAGAACCTCCTCGGCGATCTGCTCAAGATGCTCGCGACACAGGGTCCGGTGCACTGGGAGCTGGCCCGCCAGGTCGCCCAGGGTGTCGCCAGTGGAGGCCAGCCCGAGGCCAACGTCGAGCCGCTCGAGCGGATACGCCTCGAAGAGCTGGTCAGGGTGGCGGACCTCCACGTAGCCGACGCCACCGGGCTCTCGACGACCGTGAGCGGCAGGGTGGTGAGCATCCAGCCGGTGACGCGATCCGAGTGGGCCTGGCACACGCTCGAGGCGTGGCGCCCCCTGCTGGACTCGTTGGCCCGCTCCCTATCGGGCGCGCCGGAGGAGCCCGGCCCTGGCGGCCGGCCCGAGGACACACCCGGCCCTGGCGGCCGGCCCGAGGACACACCCGGCCCAGGAGACCAGGGGGGATCGGCAGGCCTGGGCGGACTGGGAGGCCTGGAAGGACTGGGTGGACTGGGCGGACTGAGTGGACTGGGCGGCCCCGGCGGACCGGGCGGGCCGGAGGACCCCCACCCGATGCCCGGTTGGGATCCCGACCCCGACCAGGACCCGTCGGGGTTCCTCGGCCAGCTGGGTCAGGTCATGGGGCCCACGCTCCTCGGCCTCCAGTTCGGCGCCATGGTCGGCCATCTGGCCGAGCGGGCCATGGGTCAGTACGACCTTCCCATCCCCCGCCCTGCTTCCGACCAGCTCATGATGGTGCCGGCGAGCATCGCCGCCTTCGCCAGCGACTGGAGCCTCCCCCTGGACGATGTCCGGCTCTGGGTGTGCCTCAGCGAGGTGACCCACCACGCCATCCTGGGTCGGCCCCACGTCCGGGCCCGGCTGCAGGAGCTTCTCGAGGGCTACGCCGCCGGCTTCCAGCACGACCCCAGCGCCCTCGAGGATCGACTGGCGGACATCGACCCCACCAACCCCAACTCCCTGCAGCAGGCACTGGGCGACCCGACGGCGCTCCTGGGCGAGCTGCAGACACCCGCCCAGCGCCAGTTGCTGAGCCAGCTCGAGGCGCTGACGGCCGCCATCGAGGGCTACGTCGACCACGTCATGGACAGCGTTGGTCATCGGCTCATCAGCTCGTACGGGTCACTCACGGAGGCACTCCGGCGGCGGCGGGTCGAGCGGGGCGAGGCCGACCGCTTCGTCGAGCGCCTGTTCGGTCTGGAGCTCGGCCAGGCACAGTTCGACCGGGGTGCCGCCTTCGTGAAGGGTGTGATCGAGAGGGGCGGTGAGCAGGCCCTGTCCCAGCTCTGGACCTCAGCCCGCAACCTCCCGACCCCCGCCGAGGTGGAGGCCCCGGGCCTCTGGCTCGAGCGCATCAGCATCCCTACCGACGACGCCTGAGCTCACACGACGATGGTGCGGTGCTCGGCCACCCGGCCGTCGTCGACAGCCAGCCAGCCGCGGGAGACTAGGCGTCGACGAGGGAATCCTCGGCGGCCCGCTCCTGGAGATGGAGATCGACCTTGCGCTTGATGCGCTGGAGGGCGTTGTCGATCGACTTGACGTGGCGTCCGAGCCGCTCGCTGATCTCCTGGTAGGACTTTCCCTCGACATATAGGCGGAGCACGTCGACTTCCAGGACCGACAGCATCTCGGCCATGGACCTGCGCATGTCCTCCATGCGCTCGCGCGAGATCGCCTGCTCGGCCGGGTCGGTGCCGTGGTCGGACCCGAGCAGCTTCTCCACCAGGCGGTCGTTGGGCTCGTCGTCGGGCCGCGTGGCCGAGATCGACACGTACTGGTTGAGGGGCTGGTGCTTGTGGCGGGTCGCTGTCTTGATGGCGGTGATCACCTGGCGGGTGATGCACAGCTCGGCGAAGGCCCGGAAGGAGGACTGCCGATCGGGACGGAAGTCCCTGGCCGCCTTGTACAGCCCGATCAACCCCTCCTGCTCGATGTCATCGGCGTCGGCGCCGACCAGGAAGTACGTGCGCGCCTTGGCCCGGGCGAAGCGCCGGTAGCGCTGGAGGAGGACGTCGAGGGCACAGCCGTCTCCGCCGTGGAATCGGGCCACGAGCTCGTCGTCAGGGCAGTCGAGGTCCGGACGCCAGTCGATTCGAAGCGACATGTTCTCTACCTCTGAGGTGCTGTGACCGAGCTGCGGCGCTCGATGGTGGTGTGGACTAGTTCTTTTTAACCAGTCTGAGCGGCCGTGTCAACCGTCACACCCGCGCCCGAATCAGGACAGATGTACCCCGAGCCCCCCAGACCACACCAAAGTTTTCCGGCCGAGAACTAGTACGACAGGGCCAGGCGCTGCCGGGCCACTTCGAAGCAGGCCACGGCGCCGGCGGCGGCGACATTCAGAGAGGCGAGGGTCCCGACGCTCGGGATGGCCACGACCAGATCGCAGCGCTGGCGGGTGAGCCGGGCCAGGCCCCGGCCCTCGGATCCCAGCACCAGGGCCAGCGGCTGGTCCGCCAGGGCCAGGCCGAACAGCGAGGTCTCCGCCTTGCTGTCGAGGCCCACCGTCCAGACCCCGTGGCGCGCCAGCTCGGCCAGGCCGGCCGGGACGCTCGGGATCATGGCCATCGGGAGCCGCTCGATCGCCCCGGCCGCGGCCTTGGCCACCGTGGGGGTGATGTGAGCGGCGCCGTGGCGGCCCAGCACCGCGCCCGTGCTTCCCGCCCCCTCGGCCGTGCGCAACAGGGCGCCGAGGTTGTGAGGATCGGTGACCCCGTCAAGGACGACGAGGAAGGGGCTGGGGCCCCCAGCCGAGCGCCGAGACATGGCGTCGAGGTCGACCTCCGGCAGGGCCTCGGCGTGGGCCAGCACCCCTTGCGGCACCTCCGTCCGGGACTCGGCGTCGAGACGGGACCTGTCCACCGTCCGCAGGGGCACGCCGCGCTCCGCGGCCAGGAGGCGGATCTCGGCGAGGAGCGGGGAGTCGTCCATTCCCTCGGCCAGCCACACGTCCCGCGTCCGCCTTCGCCCGGCGGCCAGCAGCTCGCGTACCGCCCGGCGGCCCTCTATCTGCTCGCCGCCCAGGCCGCGGGGCTGGCGCCGGGCCGTGTCCCGGGCTCCCGGCGGCCGCCGCTCGGTGGCTCGGCGCCCGGCAGCCGCTCCCTTCGGGGCCTGCCCGCGATGCGGTCGTCGAGACCCACCGGGGGGTCGCGGCCGACCCGTCATCGTTCGCCGCCTTCCAGGAGCATCACTGCCAGACAGGCGATCCCCTCGGCCCGCCCCAGGGACCCGAGGCCTTCCGATCGCTTGGCCTTGACGCTCACCGGCACGCCGAGGACCCCGCTCAGTCGGTCCTGGAGCCTGGTGCGGTACGGAGCCAGCATCGGCGTCTCGAGCACGACCGTGCAGTCGGCGTTCACGAGTGTCCATCCTGCGTCCTGCACCATGCCCCTCACCCGGCCGAGGATCGCCACGCTGTCGGCGCCCGACCACGTCGGATCGGTGTCGGGGAAATGCTGGCCGATGTCCCCCATGGTCGCGGCGCCGAGCATGGCGTCGGCGAGCGCGTGGGCGACCACATCGCCGTCGCTGTGCCCGGCCAGGCCCGTCGCTCCCTCGATGGCGACGCCGCCGAGCACGAGCGGGCGACCAGGGTCGGTGCTGAACCCGTGGACGTCGAAGCCGAGGCCGACTCGACCGGTCATGGTCGCAGGAGGGCTTCCAGCACCACGAGATCGGAGACCTCGGTCAACTTGATGTTGCGGGGATCGCCCGGCACGACCGCGACCGTCCCTCCGGCCGCCTCGACCAGGGCGGCGTCGTCGGTGGCCTCTCCCCCGGTGCGATGGGCCGACCTCAGCCCGGCTGCCCGGAAGGCCTGCGGAGTCTGCACGGCGACCAGCTCGCTGCGGTCCAGCGTGGAGACGACCCGGCCGTCGGCGACCTGCTTGACGGTCTCCGCGATCGGAACGCCGGGTACCGCGGCGTCGACGCCGGGGGCGAGCGCCTCCACCACCGCTCTGAACAGGTCGGCTCCCGCCAGAGGGCGGGCGGCGTCGTGGACGACGATCACCTCGGCGTCGGCGGGAACGGCGTCGAGGCCCGCTCGCACCGAGGCGGCTCGGGTCGAACCACCGGTGACGACAACATCGGCCCCGCGGGCTTCCGTCAGAGCCCGATCAGGGACGACGAGCACGACGCCCGCGGTGACCGCGCGGGCCGCGTCCAGCGACCAGTCGATCACCCGACGCCCGGCCAACGACTCGAACTGCTTGAGCCGTCCGAAACGGGTCGCGCTTCCCGCCGCCACGACGATCGCCCAGGCCTCAGCCCTCGTCCCCCGCTCATCCACTCCTGTCGTGACCGGTGCCGCTAGGGCAGCGCCTCGTTCAACTTCTCCTCCGCCTCTTCTTCGCTCACGCCGATGGCGAAGGTGAGCTCGGAGACCAGGATCTGGCGGGCGCGAGTGAGCATGCGCTTCTCGCCCGCCGACAGGCCCTTGTCCTTGTCGCGGATGGACAGGTTCCGGACGACCTCGGCCACTTGGTAGATGTCGCCGGACTTGAGCTTCTCGACGTGGTTCTTGTACCGACGAGACCAGTTTGTCGGCATCCGGGCCTCCTTCTTGCGAAGGACGGCGAACACCTCCTCGACCTCCTCGTCGTTGATCACCTCTCGGAGACCGACCTCGTCGGTGTTGTCGGCCGGGACCATGAGGGTCAGGTCCCCGTAGGCAAGGCGGAGCACCAGGTACTCGCGGTTCTCGCCGAAAACGTCCTTTTTCTCGCGCTTTTCGATCACGGCGGCGCCGTGGTGGGGGTAGACGACTTTGTCACCGACGTCGAACGACATACCACTCCCAAGAACGAGACGGCGAGGGGATTCCTCCAGGGTACGGGGAGGGGCGACTTTGGACAACTTTGCGGGCGGGGTGTTTGCCACCCAAGGGCTACCGGCCCTCTCAGGCAGGTGCGAGGTACGCTGCGGCTCCAAATGCACCAAGGCGAGTTGCTGGCCAGATCGGAGCTGTTCAGGGGACTGGGTCCCCCCGCCCTCGACCAGGTGGTAGATGCGACGCGGGCGGTCTCGCTCCAGCGCAATGACGTGGTGTTCGCTCAGGACGCCCCGGCCGAGGAGCTGTTCATCGTCCGGTCCGGACGGATCGCCATCGCGCAGCGCTCGCCCGATGGACGCCAGACCATGGTCGCCCTCATGGAGCGGGAGGATCTGTTCGGGGACATGCCCCTGTTCGACGGCCGGCCCCGCTCGGCCGAGGCCAGGGCCCTCGAGCCCTCCCACCTCGTCGGCGTGCCGTACGGGCCGATCAGGGATGTCCTGGCCCGGCAGCCGGAGCTGCTGTGGTCGGTGGTCTCCATGCTGGCCGGCCGACTGCGGGCCACCAACGCCGCGCTGGCCGACAGCGTCTTCCTCGACGTCCCCGGCCGAACGGCCAAGCGGCTCCTCGAGCTGGCCGGCCCGGCCGACGAGTTCGTCCTCCCCGTCACCCAGGAGGAGCTCGCCGGCCTCGTCGGCGCGTCACGCGAACGCGTCAACAAGGCGCTGGCGGCCTTCCTGCGGCTCGGGTGGTTGCAGCAGGCCGATCGCCACTATCGGATCGTCGACCGCGAGCAGATGACCCGCAGGGCGACCTGATCCCCTGGCTCAGCTGTAGCGGTCGAGGATGCTGGTCTCGGCCAACCGGGAGAGGCCGTCCTTCACGGCCCGGGCCCGGGCCCCGCCGACCCCGCCGACCTCGTCGAGGTCCTCGACCGTGGCCCGCATGGTCTTCTGAAGCGTCGCGAAGTGGGCCACGATGCGATCGATCACGCTGTCGGGCAGGCGGGGGATCTTCGACAGCAGCCGGAAGCCGCGGGGCTCGAGGCTGGCGTCGAGCTCGACCTCGGGCGCGATCCGAAGGATGCGGGCGACGTTCTTCACGTCCATGAGGTCCTCGCTGGGCAGGCCGGCCAGCTCCTCCATGGCTTGGTCGAGGCCTCGAGGGCGCTGCTCGCCCAGGTAGTCCTTCACCACCAGACGGCGATCGTCGTCGACCCCGCCCATCAGCTCGTCGAGGGCAAGGAGGAGCAGACGCCCGTCATCGCCCAGCTCCACCAGGTACCCGTGCACCTCCTCGGCGATGCGGCGAACCATCTCCGCCCGCTGCAGCACGCTGGCGACGTCGCGCACGGTGACGAGGTCCTCGACCTCGAGGGTGGAAAGGGAGCTGCTGACCGTGTCGAGCCGGTTCTTGTAGCGCTCCAGGGTCTGCAGGGCCTGGTTGGCCCGGTTGATGAGCTGGGGGATCGGCTGCAGCGGGTGCTTCAGGTCATGTCGGTAGACAGCGATGATCGACATGTCCTCCGACACCGAGATAACCGGCACATCGATCGACCGCGCCACCCGCTCGGCCGTGCGGTGACGCGTCCCCGTCTCGGTGGTCGGCACGTTCGGGTTGGGAACGAGGTGCACGTTGGCCCTGGCGATGCGGCTGGCGTCGGGCGACAGGATGATCGCACCGTCCATCTTGGCCAGCTCCGACAGTCGCTGCGGCGTGAACCCGGCGTCCACGAGGAAGCCGCCGGAGCAGATGGAGAGCACCGCGGGGCCGTCCCCCACGATGATCAGCGCCCCCATGTTGGCCTGGAGGATGCGATCCAGACCCTCACGGAGCGGACGTCCAGGGGCCACCACCGCCAAGGCATCGATCATGGCCACGCTACGCCGGGCCAGCACAGAGGAATCGTAGCCCCGAGGTGCGGAAGCGATCGATAGTTACCCCACCAGGCCCACTGGGGCCGTGCCCCTGGGCCCGCCTCCGGCTGCCGCTGTCTCCACCGTCGGCTCGGCCAACAGGAGCTTGACCGCCTCGGCCAGGGTGGCCACCCGGACTATCTCCATCCCGGCGGGTCCTCGCGGCCCCGACGCGGGCACCACGGCCCGGCGGAATCCCAGGCGCACGGCCTCGGCCAGGCGTCGCGGCAGCTGCGCCACCTGACGGACCTCGCCGCCGAGGCCGACTTCGCCGCACACCACGAGATCCGGCGGCAGCGCCCGACCGCTCACCGCCGAGGCCAGCGCCAGCCCCAGGGCGAGATCGGCGGCGGGCTCGGTCACCCGCACCCCACCGGTGACCGAGGCGTACACGTCCGCCCCGGTGAGCAGCAGCCCGACGCGCTGCTCGAGGACGGCGAGCTGCAACGCCATGCGCCCGCTGTCCAGGCCCTGCGCCGAGCGACGGGGCATCGGCAGCTTGGTGGGGGCCACCAGGGCCTGGAGCTCGACCAGCAGCGGACGATGGCCCTCCATGGTCGGAAGCACCACTCCGCCCGGGACACCGGTCTGTCGGTCTCCCAGCAGCAACTGGCTGGGGTCGGCGATGCCCGCCAGGCCGGCCTCGGCCATCTCGAACAGCCCGAGCTCCCCGGTGGGACCGAAGCGGTGCTTGGTCGCCCGCAGCAGCCTGAGGGCGTGGTGGCGCTCGCCCTCGAAGGACAGCACGGTGTCGACGACGTGCTCGAGCACCCGAGGTCCGGCCAGCGTGCCTTCCTTGGTCACGTGGCCCACCAGGAGGGTCGCCACGGCCGTCGACTTGGCCGCCTGCAGCAGCTGCGACGCGCACTCCCGGACCTGGGTGACCGTGCCCGCCGTCGATCCGAGCTCGGGGTCGAGCACTGTCTGGATGGAGTCGACGACAACGACATCGGGGCGCAGGTCACCGATCGCCTGCAGCACGTTGGGGAGCGAGGTGTCCGAGAGCAGCCACAGCCCGGGCAGGAGGGCGCCGAGACGCTCGGCCCGCAGACGGACCTGCTGGGCAGATTCCTCGGCCGAGACCAGCAGGGCCTTCGCCCCCGCCGCGGCCATCGCCGCCACCGCCTGCAGCAGGAGCGTCGACTTGCCGATCCCCGGCTCCCCGCCCACCAGCGTCACCGAGCCGGGCACCACCCCACCAGCCATCACCCGGTCCAGCTCGGCCAGTCCCGTCGGCATCGGCGCCGCCCCGGCCAACTCGACATCGGCTATCGGGCGAGCGGGCTCCGCCGATGGCGCGCCGGTCACGGCACGACGTCCCTTGTCGGCCGGCAGCGTCTCCTCGACCAACGAGTTCCATGCGTCGCACGACGGACATCGCCCGCTCCACCGCGCCGAGACGCTGTCGCACTCGGTGCAGCGATGGACTCTGCGATCACGGGCCATCGACTGGCACCGTACCGGGAGGGTGCGACAGTCCAGTGGATGCCTGGCGCGCCGGAGGGCGGTGAGGGACCGGCGCGCCTCAGGTGGTGCGGACGATCAGGATGGTCGAGGTGGCGTGGTGGCTCACCTTGTTGGGGACCGATCCGATCAGGAACCGGCTCACCCCCGTCATCCCCCTGTTGCCCATCACCAGGAGGTCGTAGCGGCCTCGCTCGGCCTCGTCCAGCAGCACGGCCGCCGGATCGCCGTCGATCGCCATGGCCTCGATGGCCACGCCACTCCCTCGGTGGCGGGCGACCTCGGACTCAGCGGTGAGCAGCGACTTGGTCTCGGCGCCCACGGTCAGCACGGTGAGCTTGGCGCCGGTGGCCCCGGCGAGCTCCACGGCCCGGTCGACGGCCTTCGCCGCGGTGCGCGAGCCATCGGTTCCGACGAGTATCCGTTCGTACACGAGGCGACAGCGTAGGAGCCCGCCGGGGGGTGGGCGCTACTCCGGCGCGGGACCGGTTCCGGCCAGCTCCACCGGCGGCGGCTCGATGCCCTCGATGGCCCGGAACACGACCTCGCCGTTCTCGACGTCGACGATGATCGTCTCGCCCACCCGGAACTCCTTCCACAGGAGCTTCTCCGAGAGCGGGTCCTCGACCATCTGCTGGATCGACCGGCGCAGCGGCCGGGCGCCGAGCTGAGGGTCGTACCCCTTCTCGGCGAGCAGCTCCTTGGCCGCCCGGGTCATCTCCAGACCCAGGCCCTGCCCCTCGAGCTGCTCGCGCACCCGCTTGGTCATGAGGTCGACGATCTCGATGACCTCCTCGCGGGAGAGCTCGTGGAAGACGATGACCTCGTCGATGCGGTTGAGGAACTCGGGCCGGAAGTGCTGCTTGAGCGCCTCGTTGACCCGCTCCTTCATCCGCTCGTAGGTGACCGACTCTTCGGACTTGGCGAACCCCACCGACGCCCGACGCAGGTCGGCCGTGCCCAGGTTGGAGGTCATGATCAGCACGGTGTTCTTGAAGTCGACCGAGCGACCCTGGGAGTCGGTCAGGCGCCCGTCCTCCAGGATCTGGAGCAGGGTGTTGAACACGTCCGGGTGGGCCTTCTCGATCTCGTCGAACAGCACCACGGAGAAGGGCTTGCGCCGGACGGCCTCGGTCAGCTGGCCGCCCTCCTCGTAGCCCACGTAGCCAGGCGGGGAGCCGACCAGCCGGCTCACGGTGTGCTTCTCCATGTACTCGCTCATGTCGAGCTGGATGAGCGAACCCTCGTCGCCGAAGAGAAACTCGGCCAGGGCCTTGGCCAGCTCGGTCTTCCCGACCCCGGTCGGGCCCAGGAAGATGAACGACCCGCTGGGCCGCTTGGGGTCCTTGAGGCCGGCCCGGGTGCGGCGGATCGCCCGCGACAGGGCCTGGAGGGCGGGCTCCTGGCCGACGATCCTCTTGTGGAGCTCCTCCTCCATCCGGAGAAGCTTGGCCGTCTCCTCCTCGGTCAGCTTGTAGACCGGGATGCCGGTCCAGTTGGCCAGGACGTCGGCGATGACCTCCTCGTCCACCACATCGAACAGGTCGATGCCCTCGGCCCGCCACTCGGCCTCCTTGGCCGCCTTGCGGTCGAGGCGCTCCTTCTCCTCCTCGGACAGCTGCTTGGCCTGGTCGAAGGCCTGGCGCTCGATCGCCGTCTCCTTGTCGTGGCGGATGCGGCCGATCTCGTCCTCGAGCTGCTTGTAGTCGGGCGGGGTGGCCATGCGGCGGATGCGCAGGCGGCTGCCGGCCTCGTCGATCAGGTCGATGGCCTTGTCGGGAAGGTAGCGGTCCGAGATGTAGCGATCGGCGAGGTTGGCCGCGGCGACCAGGGCCTGGTCGGTGATCGTCACCGAGTGGTGACTCTCGTAGCGGTCGCGCAGTCCCTTCAGGATCTCGATCGTGTGGTTGAGCGACGGCTCCTCGACCTTGATGGGCTGGAACCGGCGCTCCAGGGCGGCGTCCTTCTCCAGGTGCTTGCGGTACTCGTCGAGGGTGGTGGCACCCACCGTCTGGAGCTCGCCGCGGGCCAGCATCGGCTTGAGGATGGAAGCAGCGTCGATGGCACCCTCGGCCGCGCCGGCGCCCACGAGGGTGTGGAGCTCGTCGATGAACAGGATGATGTCGCCCCTGGTGCGGATCTCCTTCAGCACCTTCTTGAGGCGCTCCTCGAAATCCCCCCGGTAGCGGCTGCCGGCCACCAGGGCCCCGAGATCGAGGGTGTAGAGCTGCTTGGCCTTGAGCGTCTCGGGGACGTCGTTGGCCACGATCTTCTGCGACAAGCCCTCGACGATGGCGGTCTTGCCCACACCCGGCTCGCCGATCAGCACCGGGTTGTTCTTGGTCCTCCGGGAGAGGACCTGCATCACCCGCTCGATCTCACGGTCCCGGCCGATGACCGGGTCGAGCTTGCGCTCCCTCGCCAGGGTTGTCAGATTGCGTCCGAACTGGTCGAGAACGGGCGAACCCGAGGGCGTCTCCTGCCCCGAGGACGGGCCGCCCGATGTCGACTCCTTGCCCTGGTAGCCGGAGAGGAGCTGGATCACCTGCTGGCGCACGCGCGACAGGTCGGCACCCAGGTTCACCAGGACCTGGGCGGCGACACCCTCACCCTCGCGGACCAGGCCGAGCAGCATGTGCTCGGTGCCGATGTAGTTGTGCCCCAGCTGGAGTGCCTCACGCAGAGACAGCTCCAGCACCTTCTTGGCGCGGGGGGTGAAGGGGGGCGAGCCGGTGGGCGAGCTGCCAGCCGGCCCGATCGTCTCCTCGACCTTCTCCCTCACGGCCTCCAGCGAGATCCCGAGGGACTCGAGGGCCTTGGCTGCGACGCCCTCACCCTCGTGGATGAGGCCGAGCAGGATGTGCTCGGTGCCGATGAAGTTGTGGTTGAGCAGGCGCGCTTCCTCTTGAGCGAGGACGAGCACTCGTCTGGCTCGGTCTGTGAAGCGTTCGAACAACTACCGGCCTCCTGGGAAGGCTGACTCCATGGTCTCATTCTACCCGTGGGTGTCCAGTTCCTCGCTCCCTCCTTTTTCTGGACCTCCACCCGCTCGCGCCCCCGAATGGGGGAGTGCACCCCCTCCCGGTTGTCCGCGTGACGTGTATCTCGCCTAAGTTCCACTACCAGTGAACGTCGCAGAGGTGCTCGGCCTTCCCGGCCTCGAGGATGATCTCGCTCGCCTCGAGATCACCCTCCACCGGGTCGTGACCACCGAAGACCCCTTCCTCAGTGAGGTTGCGACCCACCTTATCGCCGCAGGTGGCAAGCGCCTCAGACCGTCGTTGACCGTGGCCGCGGCGGC is a window encoding:
- a CDS encoding zinc-dependent metalloprotease; the encoded protein is MSTPSPFGGGNFFENLLGDLLKMLATQGPVHWELARQVAQGVASGGQPEANVEPLERIRLEELVRVADLHVADATGLSTTVSGRVVSIQPVTRSEWAWHTLEAWRPLLDSLARSLSGAPEEPGPGGRPEDTPGPGGRPEDTPGPGDQGGSAGLGGLGGLEGLGGLGGLSGLGGPGGPGGPEDPHPMPGWDPDPDQDPSGFLGQLGQVMGPTLLGLQFGAMVGHLAERAMGQYDLPIPRPASDQLMMVPASIAAFASDWSLPLDDVRLWVCLSEVTHHAILGRPHVRARLQELLEGYAAGFQHDPSALEDRLADIDPTNPNSLQQALGDPTALLGELQTPAQRQLLSQLEALTAAIEGYVDHVMDSVGHRLISSYGSLTEALRRRRVERGEADRFVERLFGLELGQAQFDRGAAFVKGVIERGGEQALSQLWTSARNLPTPAEVEAPGLWLERISIPTDDA
- the radA gene encoding DNA repair protein RadA, whose amino-acid sequence is MARDRRVHRCTECDSVSARWSGRCPSCDAWNSLVEETLPADKGRRAVTGAPSAEPARPIADVELAGAAPMPTGLAELDRVMAGGVVPGSVTLVGGEPGIGKSTLLLQAVAAMAAAGAKALLVSAEESAQQVRLRAERLGALLPGLWLLSDTSLPNVLQAIGDLRPDVVVVDSIQTVLDPELGSTAGTVTQVRECASQLLQAAKSTAVATLLVGHVTKEGTLAGPRVLEHVVDTVLSFEGERHHALRLLRATKHRFGPTGELGLFEMAEAGLAGIADPSQLLLGDRQTGVPGGVVLPTMEGHRPLLVELQALVAPTKLPMPRRSAQGLDSGRMALQLAVLEQRVGLLLTGADVYASVTGGVRVTEPAADLALGLALASAVSGRALPPDLVVCGEVGLGGEVRQVAQLPRRLAEAVRLGFRRAVVPASGPRGPAGMEIVRVATLAEAVKLLLAEPTVETAAAGGGPRGTAPVGLVG
- the ispF gene encoding 2-C-methyl-D-erythritol 2,4-cyclodiphosphate synthase, which encodes MTGRVGLGFDVHGFSTDPGRPLVLGGVAIEGATGLAGHSDGDVVAHALADAMLGAATMGDIGQHFPDTDPTWSGADSVAILGRVRGMVQDAGWTLVNADCTVVLETPMLAPYRTRLQDRLSGVLGVPVSVKAKRSEGLGSLGRAEGIACLAVMLLEGGER
- the sigH gene encoding RNA polymerase sporulation sigma factor SigH; the protein is MSLRIDWRPDLDCPDDELVARFHGGDGCALDVLLQRYRRFARAKARTYFLVGADADDIEQEGLIGLYKAARDFRPDRQSSFRAFAELCITRQVITAIKTATRHKHQPLNQYVSISATRPDDEPNDRLVEKLLGSDHGTDPAEQAISRERMEDMRRSMAEMLSVLEVDVLRLYVEGKSYQEISERLGRHVKSIDNALQRIKRKVDLHLQERAAEDSLVDA
- a CDS encoding Crp/Fnr family transcriptional regulator; translated protein: MHQGELLARSELFRGLGPPALDQVVDATRAVSLQRNDVVFAQDAPAEELFIVRSGRIAIAQRSPDGRQTMVALMEREDLFGDMPLFDGRPRSAEARALEPSHLVGVPYGPIRDVLARQPELLWSVVSMLAGRLRATNAALADSVFLDVPGRTAKRLLELAGPADEFVLPVTQEELAGLVGASRERVNKALAAFLRLGWLQQADRHYRIVDREQMTRRAT
- the disA gene encoding DNA integrity scanning diadenylate cyclase DisA; the protein is MLARRSVAMIDALAVVAPGRPLREGLDRILQANMGALIIVGDGPAVLSICSGGFLVDAGFTPQRLSELAKMDGAIILSPDASRIARANVHLVPNPNVPTTETGTRHRTAERVARSIDVPVISVSEDMSIIAVYRHDLKHPLQPIPQLINRANQALQTLERYKNRLDTVSSSLSTLEVEDLVTVRDVASVLQRAEMVRRIAEEVHGYLVELGDDGRLLLLALDELMGGVDDDRRLVVKDYLGEQRPRGLDQAMEELAGLPSEDLMDVKNVARILRIAPEVELDASLEPRGFRLLSKIPRLPDSVIDRIVAHFATLQKTMRATVEDLDEVGGVGGARARAVKDGLSRLAETSILDRYS
- a CDS encoding S1C family serine protease; its protein translation is MILTVARLLAGAMGISVITSSGQQEAASVVGEDADDGVAVLRVGHQLPSLSLAPSSVPTTGQIAIAVGATDPAGSPPAVTIGTIRGVNRQVRVNDGPPLLDAIDTDAPAGPTPGGALLDQSGRVVGITTEATDDGGGAHWLAASATVVDDAADQLVTTGKVVHAWLGVSADDHEPSTSTGGSTPPGVQVLAVQSNSPAASAGLEPQDIIDSVDGQPVPSILDLQGALRLHRPGASVTLDVVRNGGHWPMHATLGSAAA
- the ispD gene encoding 2-C-methyl-D-erythritol 4-phosphate cytidylyltransferase, which gives rise to MDERGTRAEAWAIVVAAGSATRFGRLKQFESLAGRRVIDWSLDAARAVTAGVVLVVPDRALTEARGADVVVTGGSTRAASVRAGLDAVPADAEVIVVHDAARPLAGADLFRAVVEALAPGVDAAVPGVPIAETVKQVADGRVVSTLDRSELVAVQTPQAFRAAGLRSAHRTGGEATDDAALVEAAGGTVAVVPGDPRNIKLTEVSDLVVLEALLRP
- a CDS encoding universal stress protein, with the protein product MYERILVGTDGSRTAAKAVDRAVELAGATGAKLTVLTVGAETKSLLTAESEVARHRGSGVAIEAMAIDGDPAAVLLDEAERGRYDLLVMGNRGMTGVSRFLIGSVPNKVSHHATSTILIVRTT
- the rlmB gene encoding 23S rRNA (guanosine(2251)-2'-O)-methyltransferase RlmB produces the protein MTGRPRPPGGSRRPHRGQAPKGAAAGRRATERRPPGARDTARRQPRGLGGEQIEGRRAVRELLAAGRRRTRDVWLAEGMDDSPLLAEIRLLAAERGVPLRTVDRSRLDAESRTEVPQGVLAHAEALPEVDLDAMSRRSAGGPSPFLVVLDGVTDPHNLGALLRTAEGAGSTGAVLGRHGAAHITPTVAKAAAGAIERLPMAMIPSVPAGLAELARHGVWTVGLDSKAETSLFGLALADQPLALVLGSEGRGLARLTRQRCDLVVAIPSVGTLASLNVAAAGAVACFEVARQRLALSY
- a CDS encoding CarD family transcriptional regulator, which codes for MSFDVGDKVVYPHHGAAVIEKREKKDVFGENREYLVLRLAYGDLTLMVPADNTDEVGLREVINDEEVEEVFAVLRKKEARMPTNWSRRYKNHVEKLKSGDIYQVAEVVRNLSIRDKDKGLSAGEKRMLTRARQILVSELTFAIGVSEEEAEEKLNEALP